The Salvelinus fontinalis isolate EN_2023a chromosome 24, ASM2944872v1, whole genome shotgun sequence genome has a segment encoding these proteins:
- the lpar6a gene encoding lysophosphatidic acid receptor 6a encodes MNNTTLLPLAMSTDNFTLMNYGLGGIIRSTVTPLPHHNSSVASDNSNCTKNDGFKYPLYSTVFSLVFIVGLITNMAAMYIFTCSLKLRNETTTYMINLVVSDLLFVFTLPLRVFYFLNQDWPFGGVLCKLSVSLFYTNMYGSILFLTCISVDRFLAIVHPLRSRALRTKRNAKMVCVAVWVLVLAGSLPTGFKLETTSLQHNHSTARFCFENFSSTQWKSHLSKMVIFIETVGFLIPLLLNVVCSVMVLQTLRRPQTISRGGKLNKTKILRMIVVHLFIFCFCFIPYNVNLVFYALVRTGNLKGCAAETVVRTIYPIALCIAVSNCCFDPIIYYFTSETIQNSIKRKSTISQAYDIKFSEALQSETSSNIHCSLRTLKNKVFNNTESSV; translated from the coding sequence ATGAACAATACCACCCTGCTCCCACTGGCCATGTCGACGGACAACTTCACCCTGATGAACTACGGTCTCGGCGGGATTATCAGGTCAACCGTCACCCCTTTGCCTCACCACAACTCTTCCGTTGCCTCAGACAATTCCAACTGCACCAAGAACGATGGCTTTAAGTATCCTCTCTACAGCACCGTGTTCAGCCTGGTGTTCATTGTAGGGTTGATCACTAACATGGCAGCCATGTATATATTCACCTGTTCTCTCAAGTTGAGGAACGAGACGACGACCTACATGATCAACCTAGTGGTGTCAGACCTTCTCTTCGTCTTCACACTGCCTCTCAGGGTTTTCTACTTCCTCAACCAGGACTGGCCGTTCGGCGGGGTACTCTGCAAGCTCTCTGTGTCGTTATTTTATACCAACATGTACGGGAGTATTCTATTCCTCACCTGTATCAGTGTGGATCGGTTCCTGGCCATCGTTCACCCGCTCAGGTCACGGGCGTTGAGGACAAAGAGGAACGCTAAAATGGTGTGCGTGGCGGTCTGGGTGCTGGTGTTGGCGGGGAGTCTACCGACAGGTTTTAAACTGGAGACCACGTCACTACAACACAACCACTCCACCGCACGGTTCTGTTTCGAGAACTTCTCGTCCACGCAGTGGAAGTCCCACCTCTCCAAGATGGTCATCTTCATCGAGACGGTGGGTTTCCTGATCCCCCTGCTCCTCAACGTGGTATGTTCCGTCATGGTTCTCCAGACCCTGAGGAGACCTCAGACCATCAGCCGTGGGGGGAAACTCAACAAAACCAAGATCCTTCGAATGATCGTGGTTCATCTCTTCATCTTTTGCTTTTGTTTCATCCCGTATAACGTCAACCTAGTCTTCTATGCCTTGGTTCGCACCGGGAACCTGAAGGGCTGCGCTGCAGAGACCGTAGTCCGAACTATCTATCCTATCGCTCTCTGTATCGCTGTGTCTAACTGCTGCTTCGACCCGATCATCTACTACTTTACCTCGGAGACCATCCAGAACTCTATCAAGAGGAAATCCACGATCAGCCAGGCCTACGACATTAAGTTCTCTGAGGCGCTGCAGAGTGAGACCAGCTCTAACATCCACTGCAGCCTGAGGACACTGAAAAACAAGGTGTTTAACAACACAGAGTCTTCTGTGTGA